The genomic interval CGAGGATGTCGACCGCGGGGACGGCGGCGAGGATCGCCGCACGCCCATCCGCGGTCGTGAGGTCGGCGGCCACCGTGGAGACGTCAGCGCCGGGCACCTCGGCGGCGATCCGCCGGGCAGCCTCCGCGAGGTGCTCCGGCCGTCGGCCGTTGAGGGTCACGGCGACGCCTTCGCGCGCAAGTGAGCGCGCACACGCGTAGCCGAGCCCCTGCGACGACGCCGCCACGAAGGCGACGCGTCCGGCGATCCCGAGATCCATGGTCCGTCCTCTGCTCCTCTATCGACGCAGCGGATCACTCCGCGGCGTCCTCCAGCCATGTGCGGAAGCCCGTCGTCTCGCCCGCGTCGCGACCGGGGCGGGGTTGACCGACCATCGCGTGGTACGGCCCGAAGATGCCATCGGCCTCCTCGAGAGGCAGCACGTCCTCGATGTTCTCGAACGGCTTGCCGTCGGTGCGCTCGGCGACCATCCGGCGGATGACCTCGTAGCCCTCGCCGCGCATCGACATGACGATGCGGTTGACCATCTCGCGACGCTCGGCGTCGTAGGCGACGAATGCCTCGTGGATGTCGTCGTGCAGGGCGAGCTTCTCGGCCACCACGCGGGCGTCGAGGAAGGCCTGGCATACGCCGTTGCCACCACGCGGGTACATCGCGTGAGCGGCGTCACCGAGCAGAGTCACGCGTCCGTCGACCCAGTTGTCGAGCGGCGCGTGGCGGATGAGCGGGAAGAGGTACACCTCTCGGGCGTCGCGCATGAGCTGCTGCACGTCGAGGTAGGGGATCTTCGTGGTGTCGTACAGCGGCACGATGTCGTCGACGGTGCCGATGGCGTTCCAATCCTCGACCGTCTCGTCGCGCTCGTACTCGACGACCCAGTTGATGAGCTCCTTGCCGGTGCCCTCGTAGTCGTGGGCGATCGGGTAGATGATCATCGACGAGATCCGGGGGTCGCCGATGTGCAGGATGGTGTGGCCGTTGCGGATCGGCTCGCGCAGCGTCGTGCCGCGGTACATCGTGATGCCGGAGTAGACGGGCTCCGAGATCTCGGGGTGCATCTGCTTGCGCACCTCCGACTTGATGCCATCGGCAGCGATCACGGCGTCGTGGCGCACCTGCTCGGTGCGGCCGTCGCGGTGCTCGAGATCCAGGGTGACGCCCTCGTCATCCTGGGTGTAGCCGACGACTCGCGCGCCGTAGGTGATGACCTCCGGACCCATGCGGTCGATGACGGCACGGTGGAACATCATCTGCAGCTCACCGCGGTGCACGAAGCGCTGCTCGTGCAGGTAGCCCATGTGCACACCGCACTTCTCGGCGTAGATCTCCTGGCCGTGGTGGTTGTAGAAGATCGAGTCGACCGCGTCGACCGACATGGCGCGGAACTCGTCGAGGAGTCCGAGCTCCTCGATCTCCTTCACGCCGTACACCTTGATGTCGACGCCGACTCCGAGGGGCTTGAGCTCCTGCACCGATTCGTAGATGTGCGGGGTGATGCCCTGCTGATGCAGGCGCAGCGCCGTGACGAGTCCGCCGGGGCCCGCCCCGACGATCGCGATGTCCTTCATGGTTGTCTTCCTTACTTCGAGGTGCGGAATGTGTCGGCGAGGAATCGCTCGGTGGCGATTCGGGCCCGCTCAGCGCTGCGCGCGTGGTACGCGAACACGCGGGGGTTGGGGGAGTCGGTCAGGGCGGGGTTGGTGAACGCGTGAACGGTCCCGCTGTAGAGCTGCAGCTCCCAGTCGAGCCCGACGGCGTCGAGGTTCCCCAGAAGCGCGGTGCGCTGCTCGGTGGTCGCCATCGGGTCGTCGGCGCCTGTGCAGACGAGCACGGATGCGGTGCCGGGCGCGGGCGTCCATGACGAGTCGTCGAGCAGGTCGAGTCCGGCGTGGATCGCGACGACGCCGCGCAGTTCGCCGCCCGCACGCAGCAGCTCGAGCGCTGTCGAGCCGCCGAAGCAGTGGCCGACTGCGACGACGCGACCGGGGTCGACCTCCGGTTGCGCGATGGCCGTCTCGAGTGCGGCAGTCGCACGGGCGACCCATCGAGCGCGGTCGCCGACCATCGAGCCCATGAGGGGCCCGATCTCGTCCGGCCCGCTGGGAGTCGTGCGTCCGCCCCAGACATCGGCTGCGAAGACGGTGTAGCCGAGTGCCGTGTATGCGTCGACCCAGCCGAGCGCGAACGGCCCCAAGCCGAACGCATCGTGGAACAGCAGCACGGTCGGGCGCGCCTGCGCCCCCGTGGGCGCTGCGAGCAGACCGAGCATCTCGGTGCCGTCGTGGGAGTACGCGATGTCGCGCGCGATGGTGCTCATGCAGCCGCCTCTCCGGGCGCGACTGCCGAGCCGCGCGTCACTCGGTTCGCGCGGTGCGGAACCAGTTCGTCATGAAGTCCAGGAACACTCGCACCCGCTCGGGCGTGCGCCCGCCAGGCCCGTGCACCGCGTACAGCGAGCGCGAGCCCACCGGCCAGTCCGGCAGAACCTCCACGAGCGCCCCCGATTCGAGCGCCGCGGTCGCCGAGCGGCGCGGCAGCAGGCCGATGCCCGAACCCGCCTCGACGATCTGCTCGATCACGAGGTAGGCGTTCGTCGACACGAGCGGATTCTGCACCCGCATCGTCACGGCCGATTCGCCCGAGCCCAATCGCCAGGTCGCGTCCGAGGCGTGCGCGATGAGGTCGTGCTCCCGCAGCTCGTCCGGGTTCGCCGGCATGCCCCGCTTCGCGAGGTACTCGGCCGATGCGGCCAGCAGGAACGGCAGCTCTGTGATCCGCCGCACCCGCACCCGCGAGTCCTTCGGGTCGCGCGCATGCAGCGCCACGTCGAAGCCCCGATCCAGGAAGTCGTACGGCCGATCCGAGATCCCGCCGAGCTCGAGCTTCACGCGGATCTTCGGATGCTCCGCCACGAACGCGCCGATCGCCGAGCCGAGATCCGATCCGATCCACTTCGGCGAGATCACCGACAGCAGGCCCTCGGCCGAGTCCTGCGCACCTGCGAACCGCGCGTCCGTCTCCTCGATCTCCACGAGGATCCGCTCCGCGAAGTCGGCATAGCTTGCGCCCGCTTCTGTCAGATTGACGGATCGCGAGGTGCGGTTCACCAATCGGGTGCCCAGCTGCTCCTCGAGCTCCGCTACATGGCGTGAGACGAGGGAGGGGGAGATGCCGAGCTCGACCGCCGCTCCGCTGAAGGTCGATGCGCGGGCGACGGCCGTGAAGGTGCGCATCACGGCGAATCGATCCATCGTTGACATCCCCCCTCGGACGGCCGCTCGGGGTGGCCGGCACCGTGAGTCTAGCGAGCGGAGCACCTGCCTCCGGGAACAGGCGGCTCATCACGCGCTCGCCTCCGCGCGCGCTGCGAGGCGGCGCTCGCGGCGCTCCTCGCGTCCGTGCGGCGTCGAGGCCGGGGTGGCGTCGAGAAGCCGGCGCGTGTAGGCGTCCTCGGGCGCGTCGTAGATGCGGTCGACATGGGAGAGCTCGACGAGCCGGCCGGTGCTCATGACACCCACGCGGTGCGCGATGTGGCGCACGAGACCGAGGTCGTGGGCGATGAAGAGGTAGCTCACGCCGGTCGCCTGCTGCAGGTCTGCGAGCAGGTTGATGATCTGGCCCTGCGTCGAGAGGTCGAGTGCGCTCACAGCCTCGTCGCACACCACGAGCCGCGGCTGCAGCACGAGAGCGCGTGCGATCGCGACGCGCTGCTGCTGGCCGCCGGACAGCTCGTTGGGGAAGCGGTCCAGGTGGTCGGCGCGCAGTCCCACCATCTCGAACGCCTCGCGTGTGCGCCGCCGGATCTCCGCGCGATCCGCGACGCCGTGGCGACGCAGAGGCGTCTCAACGGCGTGCGACACGAGGTGCCGCGGATTGAGCGACGCGCCCGGATCCTGAAACACCGCCTGCACCTGGCTGCGGTACGTGAGCGGAGTGGATGCGCCGAACGACTGGATATCCGTACCGTCGAACCGCACCGATCCCGCCATGACGGGCAGCAGCCGAAGGATCGCCTTGCCGATCGTCGACTTCCCCGAGCCGGACTCGCCCACGAGCCCGAGCGTCTCGCCGGGGCCGATGTCGAAGCTCACACCGTGCACGGCGGGCACCATCGTGCGGCGGGCGAAGAATCCGCCGGTCGTCGGGTAGCCGACATGCAGGTCGCGGACCTCGAGGAGGGGAGTCGTGGGCTGGTCAGCGGTCATCGTGCGTCCTCCGCGTCGAGCTCGTCGATGAGCCGGTCGATCTCCTGGCGCAGCTCGCCTTCGATCACGGCGAGGCGGCCATCCGCGTCCGCGTTCGAGGGGTTCGCCTCGAGCAGCGCCCGCGTGTAGAGGTGCTGCGGCGCATCGAACAGCTGGGTCGCCGCCGCATCCTCGACGATGCGGCCCCGGTACATGACGACCGCGCGATCGCACGTCTCAGCGACGACGCCGAGGCTGTGGGTGATCATCAGCACGCCCATGCCGTACTCGTCGCGCAGATCCATGATCAGGTCGAGCACCTGCGCCTGCGTGGTCACGTCGAGCGCACTCGTAGCTTCGTCGGCGATGAGCAGCTCGGGGTCGGCAGCGAGGGCCATCGCGATCGCAACACGCTGCGCCATGCCGCCGGAGAACTGGTGCGGATAGTCATCGAGTCGGCTCGCCGGGTTGCGCACGCCCACCCGATCGAGCAGCTCGATCGCGCGCGCCCTGGCCTGAGCGCGGTTCATGCCCTTGTGGATGCGCAGCGGCTCGGTGAGCTGCACGCCGATCGTGTGCACGGGGGAGAGCGCTTGCATGGGGTCCTGGAAGACGGCGCCCATCTGTGTGCCGCGCACATGGCGAAGCTCGCGCTCGGTGCGACCGGCGAGCTGCTGGCCGTTGAGCACGATGCTGCCGTTCGAGAGCCATGCGCCGGCAGGGAGCATGCCGAGCACGGCGCGGGCCAGGGTCGACTTGCCGGATCCGGACTCGCCGAGCAGGCCGACGACCTCGCCGCGGCCGACCGTGAGAGACACGCTCTTCACCACGTCGACGGTCGAGCCGTCGGGGCGCGCGAAGGTCACGGTCGTGTCGCGCACGTCGAGAACAGGTGCGCCGCTCGACGCAGCCGATACATCTGCGGCGGTCGCGACATCCGAGGTGATCGGGGGCGTCGTCGCGCTCGGCTCGGTCTGTCGGCCGGGCATGTCAAGGCGCGGCACGCGGCGACGCTCGCCCGTAAGGGCGTCGTTGAGGCCGTCGCCGAAGACGCTGAAGGCGAGCACCGTGAGCATGATGGCGATACCGGGAGGCCACGTGAGGAACGGCGCGACGGCCTGCTTCTCGAGCGCGAGGCTCAGGATGCTGCCCCACGTGGGGATCTTGTCGTCGAGGCCTACGCCGAGGAAGCTCATGGCCGACTCGATCATGATCGCCGAGCCGAGGAACACCGCGAACTGGGTCGCGATGGGGCCGATGAGGTTCGGCAGCACCTGACCGAAGATGATCTGGCCGCGGCGGAGTCCCGCCACCTGCGCGGCCTCCACGTAGAGCTTTCCGCTCTCGACCAGCACGACGGCGCGCGTCATGCGGGCGAATGCTCCCGCGAAGATGAGGCCGATGCCGAGCATGAGGGCGAGAGGGTCGCGGCCGAGCAGCGTGACGACCGTGATGCCGATGAGCATGCCGGGCAGCGACTGCGCCATGTCGATGAAGCGCATCCCGATGCGGTCCCACCATCCGCCGTTGAAACCGAAGATGAGGCCGAGCGGAACTCCGATGACGGTAGAGATCGCGACCGCGCCGATCGCGATGATGGTGGCCATCTGTGCGCCGAAGATGACACGGCTCAGCACATCGCGGCCCATGTCGTCAGTGCCGAGCAGATACTGCGCACTCGGGCCCGCGAGCACGTTGTCGAAGTCCGAGGCGGCGGGATCGTGCGGCGCGATGAAGGGCGCGAGAAACGCCGTCGCGAAGAGCAGCACGATGTAGAGCGCAGCGACGACCGTCGCTGGCTGCCGCCGCATGCGGGCGATGATGCGGGCGATGTTGCCGGGGGCTCGGCGGCCCGGGTCGGAGTTCGCCGTCTGGACGGAGGTCGTGAAGGTCTCGCTCATGCGGGTCGCGCCTTGGGGTTGATGAGGCCGTAGCTGATGTCGAGGATCAGGTTGACCAGGATGATGAGGATGGCGATGAGCAGCACCCCGCCTTGCACGATCGCGAGATCCTTGGAGGTCACGCTGTGCAGCAGGAGGCCGCCGACACCGGGGAAGCCGAAGACCTTCTCGATCGCGAAGCTCGCGCCGAGCATGATGCTCACGGTGAGTCCGGTGGATGCGAGCACGGGCACGAGGGAGTTCTTGAACGCGTATCGGAAGATGATGCGCCGACGGGGGACGCCGGCCGCGGTGAGCGAGTCGACGTAGCGCGAGGACATCGCACCCGCCATCGCTGTGCGGGTCTGGCGTGCGATGAGGGCTGCTCCGGCGATCCCGAGCGCGAGCGACGGGAGGACGAGCCCGCGTGCCCAGGCGGCCGGGTCGACGTGGAGCGGCACGTACGAGACGACGGGGAAGAGACGCAGCTGCACGGCGAACACCAGCAGCAGGATGATGCCGATCCAGAACTCGGGTGTCGCGAGTGAGATCGAGGTGATCGCGGTCGAGATCCGGTCGCGGACCGAGCCGGGCTTGGTTCCGCCGATGATGCCGAGGGTGAGGCCGATGAGGATCGCGACGAGCAGACCGCCGACGATGAGCGACAGGGTCGCGGGCAGGCGCTCGGCGTAGAGGTCGAGCACGGGTCGGCCGTTGAGGAAGGACGTGCCGAGGCTGCCCTGGAACAGCTGGGCGTAGAACTCGCCCAGCCGCTCCAGGAACGACCGATCCAGCCCCAGCTGCGCTTCGAGCTTCGCGATGGACTCCGGCGTGGCCGAATACCCGAGGATCGCGGCGGCGGGGCTGCCGGGCATCAGGTAGGTCAGCAGGAAGACCAGGAACGACAGGATGAGCAGCTGGGGCACCGCCAGGGCAAGGCGGGTCAGAATGAGTTTCAACATGGATTCGAGACGACTTTCACTTGCCCTGGCGGATGGGTCGGATGGGGATTACTTGGCAGGAGTCAGGTCGCGGTAGTTGACCGACTTGGGCTCCCACCTCTCGGCCGGAGCGGCGACACCGGAGACGGTGGCGCTGTTCCAGGCGAGCTGCTCGACACCGCGAGCGTGGGCGCAGGTGAGCGCCTCGTCGGCGATGGTCTCGGTGACCTTCGCCCAGAGCGCGTCGGCCTCGTCACCCGATCCCGCGGCGATCGCGGCGTCAGCTGCGGCCTTGAGTGCAGCCGACTCGACACCCGAGGGGTTGCCCGGGGCGCCAGCGGCGAACCACGCGCTGTACCACTCGAACGCGGTCTGCTCGTCGTTCGACGAGAGGCCGAGCGGGTACTTGCCGCTGTTCCACTCGCCGTTGTACTGCGGCGGCGGGAGCTGCGTGACGGTCACGTTCACGTTGCCGAGCGCGGCGCGCACCTGCTCCATGTAGATCTCGATCTGACGAGAGTTGTACGGTGCGCCGACCATCTCGACGGCGACCGACGGGCTGCCCGCTGCGGCGTAGAGCTTCTGGGCCGCGGCGGCATCGAACGGGTAGCCGTCGATGTTCGCGCTGTAGCCTTGGTCGCCCTCGACGAAGTGCTGCGTCGCGGGCTGGCCTTCGCCATCGATCTTCGCCCACTGGTCGAGGTCGATCGCGGTGCAGACCGCCTGGCGAAGCTCCTTCTTCTCGAACACGCCGCCGGGGCCACGGTCGAAGAAGAAGAGGTTGTTGCGGATCGCCGGGTAGGCGAGCGTCTCGATCGAGGTGCCCTCGAAGCGCGGGAAGACGTCGACCTCGGTGTCGGTCACGTCGATCTCGCCGCTCACGAGCGCCGCGGCCGAGGCCTCCGGGTCGGTGATGGAGACGAGCTCGATGTTCGCGAAGCCGGGCTTCTCGCCCCAGTAGTCCGCGAACTCGGAGAACACCATGCGGGTGCCGACGATCGACGTGGCGTCGTCGTAGGCCCACGGCGAGGTGCCGACGGGGGCCGTTGCGATCGAGCCGTCGGCGATGGCCGCGGGGCTTCCGATCGGGAGCACGCGCGAGGTGAGCGTCACCGGAAGCGACGGCGTCGGCGAGGAGAGATTGAGCACGACGGTCGTCGCGTCGACGACATCGACCGACTCGATCGCCTGCAGCGGGCCGGCGTAGGCGGTTGTGCCGCCCTTGACGAGCTCGATGTTGGCCTTGACGGCCTCAGCGTCGAAGGCGGTGCCGTCGTGGAAGGTGACGTCGTCGCGCAGCGTGAGGGTGAGCGAGTCCGCCGTGAGCTCCCAGTCGGTCGCGAGGTTGGCCTCGGGGCCGTTCTCGCCGGGGATGAGAAGCGTCTCGTATGCGATGCGCATCGGTCCGCCCTCCATCTCCTGGCCGGGTGACCAGTTCTCGGGGAACTGTCCGAAGTTCACGCGGAGCGTGGCGTCGCCGCCGTCGTCCGTGGGCTCCGGGCTGGCGGTGCCGGTGGAACACCCGGCGAGGAGGAGCGCTGCTGCCGCGAACGGCACCACCGCCCTCGTGATCATGGCCTTGGTGCGTGGCATGTATGCCTCCTTGCATAGATTGCCGTGGCGTCTGCCGGTGCGAGCCGACAGTTGCGGGTTCACCCACGGTACGGAGCCGCGGATGCGTCAACCACCGGCTCGGGTGCAACATAACTGTGCACGAACGTGAGGAACGGCTGAGCGCACCCTCTGCCTAGGGTGTGGGGTATGTCGATGACGAGTCTCCCTGAGCGGGCTATCTCCGCCGTGGAGATCGCCTCCCTGCGGGCGGAGCTCCGCTCGGACAGCGCCTGGGTCGCCGTCGCGCGGCCGCGACTGAGCTGGACGGTATCGGCGAATCCGGGCTGGCAGCAGGTGTGGGCCGAGATCCGCTCGGGCCGTGAGGCCGTCCGCGTCGGCGACGAGAGCGCGTTCGTTCCGTGGCCGTTCTCCGACCTCGCGGCCGGCGAGCGCCGTCGCGTCGCAGTGCGTGCGGCATCCGTCGACGGACGCGTCACAGCCTGGAGCGACGAGCTCGAGATCACCGCGGCCTTCACCGACGAGTGGGTCGCGCGCCCGATCGCCCTCGCGAATCCGGACGCAGCAGCGAGGCCGGCGCTGCTGCGCACCGAGTTCGTCGCTGAGAAGCCCATCGATCGCGCGCTCCTGCTCTGGACGGCATTCGGCTTCGCCGAGGTGAGCGTCAACGGCATGCCCGCCGACGACGCAGTGCTCGCGCCCGGGTTCACGAGCTTCCACCTGCGCACGGTGCACGAGAGCGTCGATGTCACGCATGCGGTGCAGTCCGGGGCGAATGCGATCGGGGTGCGTCTCGCGGGCGGCTGGTACACCGAGGAGTACCACGTCCTCACCGCGCCGGCGAGATTCTTCGGAGAGCAGCCCGCATTCGCCGCTCAGCTCGAGCTGCACTACCGGGACGGCACGCGCGCGGTCATCGCAACGGGACCGGAGTGGACCGCCATCGCCGACCCCGAGGTCGTCGCGAGCGGCGTGTACGCGGGGGAGACCGTCGACACCCGCGGCGCGACGCCCGGATGGGACGAGGTCGGAGGCGGTGCCGACTGGCCTGCGGTCCGCGCGCCCGACGCCACCATGCCGCGTCCCACGCCGCGCATCGCACCACCCGCGCGCCGCGCTGAGACCGTTCCGGTTCAGAAGGTGCTCACAGCGCCCGACGGAGGCACGATCCTCGATTTCGGCCGCAACCTCGTCGGTCGTCTTCGCATCCGCGTCGCGGGCCCGTCGGGTTCGCGCATCGTGGTGCAGCATGCCGAGCTGCTCGACGGCGGCGACCTCGCCCTGCGACCGTTGCGCCGCGCCGCTCAGCGGGATGAGTTCGTGCTCTCCGGCAGGGGCGAGGAGTGCCTCGAGGCGCGCTTCACCTTCCACGGCTTCCGCTTCGCGCGGGTCGACGGTTGGCCCGGATCGGTCGATCCCGCGGCGATCGAGGCCGTCGTGATCGCGACCGACATGACGCGCACGGGCTGGTTCGAGAGCTCCCATGAGCTCGTGAACCGTCTGCACGAGAACGTCGTGCAGACGATGCGCAGCACCTACATCGCCGTTCCGATGGACTGCCCGCAGCGGGACGAGCGTCTCGGCTGGACGGGCGACACCCAGCTCTTCGCCCCGACCGCGGCGTTCCTCTTCGACTGCGAGGCGTTCCTCGTCTCCTGGCTTCGAGATGTTGCGGCCGAGCAGGAACGAATCGGGACGGGCCTCGTGCCGCTCTTCGCTCCGTCGGTCGTGCCGCAAGTCTCGGAGCAGGGGCTCATGGCCGGATGGGGTGATGCGATCGCGATCGTGCCGCGCGTGCTCGCAGCATCGAGCGGCGACCCCGATCTCCTCGCGGAGCTCTACCCCGCGATGCGCAGCTGGACGCGCGCCGTCATCGGCGCGCGGGACCCGGACGGACTGTGGACCGCGGGTCGACAGCTCGGCGACTGGCTCGATCCGAACGCGCCAGCGGACGCGCCCGCGCGTGGTCGCACCGATTCGGAGATCGTCGCGACCGCGTACGCCGTGCACACCACCTCGCTCGTCGCCGACATCGCGGACAAGCTCGGCCACCACGACGACGCCGTCCTGTTCCGTGCTGCAGCCGAGGACTCGCGGCAGGCGTTCGTCGCCGCCTACGTGACGCCCGCGGGTCGGATGATGTGCGACACCCAGACGGCCTACGCCCTCGCGCTCTCTCTCGACGTCGTGATCGAGCAGCCCCTGCGCGGCAAACTCGCCGACCGACTCGCCTCCGTCGTGCGCCGCGACGGATACCGGATCGCCACGGGCATCGTCGGCACGGCCCACATCGCGCGCGCGCTCTCCGAGAACGGCCACGTCGACGCAGCTGAGCGGCTGCTGCTGCAGACGGCGGCACCGTCGTGGCTGTCGCCCGTGCTCCTCGGTGCCACCACGATGTGGGAGCGCTGGGACGGTCTGCTGCCCGACGGCAGCATCAACCCGGGCGCCATGACCTCGTTCAACCACGTCGCCCTCGGCTCGATCGCTGCCTGGCTGCATGAGGACGTCGCCGGTCTCGCTCCTGCCGCGCCCGGCTACCGCCGCATCCGCATCGTGCCGCAGCCGTTGCGAGGGCTGAGCAGGGCGCGCGCCGAGCACCTCACTCCCTACGGAATCGCGGCTGCAGGTTGGGAGCGCGACGGCGACGAGATCCGCGTGACGGCGGTCGTGCCTCCCAACACCAGCGCCGAGGTCGTGCTGCCCGACGGGCGCACCGCCGAGGTGCGCTCGGGCGAGTTCGCGTGGACGGTGCGCGACGCACCTGTCGAGCGACCGCCGGCGGTGACCCTCGACTCGTCGCTCGCGCAGCTCGCCGACGATCCGCGTGCATACCGCGCCTTCCACGATGCACTTGCGACGTCCCCGAACCCCTTCGTCGCGAAGGCGACAGCGGCGAACGCGGTGTACCGCGAGACCCTGCGCGTCCGCGACCTGCTCGTATTCGCCGACCAGAAGACCCTCGCCTCCGTGGGGCACGCGCTCGCCGCGGCCACGGGGGCGACCACCGAGCCCGACCCAACAAGAAGCGAGGACTGACGATGACCGTCGTCGACATCAACATCCACCACCTGCCCGAGGACCTCTTCTCCAACCCGAAGATCCTCAACGGCTTCCTGAACTCCGCGCCGCGTGGCTTCGGCGAGATCGCCAGTGTGGGCGAGACTCCGGATGGCCGCAAGCAGCTCATCCTCGAGAAGCCCAAGGGATTCCAGAACCTCAACTACGTCGACGGCGACTACAACGCCGAGGCCAAGCTCAAGGCGATGGATGACGCGGGTGTCGACTACGGCATCATGCGTGTGCCCGTCTGGCAGGAGTGGCTCGACCTCGAAACCTGCCGCGCCGTCAACGACAACGCTCAGCAGATCGTCGAGCAGTCGGGCGGACGCCTGTTCTCGACCGCTTGCGTTCCCCCGTGGGGTGGCAAGGAGAACATCTACGAGCTCGAGCGCGCCGTCGACAATGGCGCCGTGGGCGTGCAGCTCGCGTGCCATTACGGCCAGCTGTACCTCGACGACGAGGTGTTCGAGCCCTACCTCGCGGTGCTCGACAAGCTGGGGCTTCCCGTGATCGTGCACCACACGCCGCTGCCGGTCGAGTGGAAGTCGGTCATCGACTACACGAACCTCCGCCGCGAGTACGGCCGGATCATGGACCAGGGGATCGCGGTCGGCCGCGAGCTCTTCAGCGGCATGTTCGACAAGTTCCCGAACCTCAAGTTCATCCACACGATGTTCGGCGGCAACTGGTTCGCCAACACCGCGCTTCTCACCCCGCACGCGACGGTCAAGAAGGAGGCTCTCAACCGCCTCGACCCGACGGGCGGCGACAAGATCCGTCAGTACCTCGAGAACAACATCTACTTCGACATGACGCACCCGCACTCGTGGGGCAAGGACCAGGTCGAGGCCGCGGTCAAGATCAACGGTGCAGATCACTACCTCTTCGGTTCGTCGTTCCCGGTGTTCTACAGCTGGATGAGCCAGGGCGTCGAGTTCATGAAGAACGAGATCGAGGTCTCGGATGCCGACCGTGAGGCCATGCTCTCGGGCAACGCCAAGCGCCTCTTCAACCTCCCGATCTGAGGCACGAGATGAGCGAGAACGACAAGGACATCGACGGCTTCTTCTCGACGGCGCGCGTGAGCGGTCGAGAGGAGGCAGTCGAGCTCGGCGAGGAGAGCTATCGCGACTTCCTGCTGCCTCTCGATCACGAGAAGCTCGCCCCGTGGCGAGGCATGGGCTACGAGGAGTTCACGGCCGCTCGCCAGGGCAACCCGTTCCTGCAGCAGCTGCTCGACGACTGGGACGCGCTCTACGCCGAGCCGTTCGTGGGTATCACGACAGACGGCGTTGTGCGCGGCGACGTCTGGTCGCTTGAGCCGGGGGGCACCGCCGACACCGCGCTGGTCGAGGCGGCGCAGCGCTTCCTCGCGGAGCTGCCCGCCGAGGCGCGTGCGAAGGTGCTGTATCCGATTGATGCCCCTGACTGGCGGGGGTGGAGCAATCCGGAGTTCGTCTTCCACCGCAACGGCCTGCGACTCGAGGACCTCGCGGAGCAGGACGCGCAGCGTGTGTTCGACATCCTCCGCGCGGCATTCAGCC from Salinibacterium sp. ZJ70 carries:
- a CDS encoding alpha-L-rhamnosidase, with the translated sequence MTSLPERAISAVEIASLRAELRSDSAWVAVARPRLSWTVSANPGWQQVWAEIRSGREAVRVGDESAFVPWPFSDLAAGERRRVAVRAASVDGRVTAWSDELEITAAFTDEWVARPIALANPDAAARPALLRTEFVAEKPIDRALLLWTAFGFAEVSVNGMPADDAVLAPGFTSFHLRTVHESVDVTHAVQSGANAIGVRLAGGWYTEEYHVLTAPARFFGEQPAFAAQLELHYRDGTRAVIATGPEWTAIADPEVVASGVYAGETVDTRGATPGWDEVGGGADWPAVRAPDATMPRPTPRIAPPARRAETVPVQKVLTAPDGGTILDFGRNLVGRLRIRVAGPSGSRIVVQHAELLDGGDLALRPLRRAAQRDEFVLSGRGEECLEARFTFHGFRFARVDGWPGSVDPAAIEAVVIATDMTRTGWFESSHELVNRLHENVVQTMRSTYIAVPMDCPQRDERLGWTGDTQLFAPTAAFLFDCEAFLVSWLRDVAAEQERIGTGLVPLFAPSVVPQVSEQGLMAGWGDAIAIVPRVLAASSGDPDLLAELYPAMRSWTRAVIGARDPDGLWTAGRQLGDWLDPNAPADAPARGRTDSEIVATAYAVHTTSLVADIADKLGHHDDAVLFRAAAEDSRQAFVAAYVTPAGRMMCDTQTAYALALSLDVVIEQPLRGKLADRLASVVRRDGYRIATGIVGTAHIARALSENGHVDAAERLLLQTAAPSWLSPVLLGATTMWERWDGLLPDGSINPGAMTSFNHVALGSIAAWLHEDVAGLAPAAPGYRRIRIVPQPLRGLSRARAEHLTPYGIAAAGWERDGDEIRVTAVVPPNTSAEVVLPDGRTAEVRSGEFAWTVRDAPVERPPAVTLDSSLAQLADDPRAYRAFHDALATSPNPFVAKATAANAVYRETLRVRDLLVFADQKTLASVGHALAAATGATTEPDPTRSED
- a CDS encoding ABC transporter substrate-binding protein → MPRTKAMITRAVVPFAAAALLLAGCSTGTASPEPTDDGGDATLRVNFGQFPENWSPGQEMEGGPMRIAYETLLIPGENGPEANLATDWELTADSLTLTLRDDVTFHDGTAFDAEAVKANIELVKGGTTAYAGPLQAIESVDVVDATTVVLNLSSPTPSLPVTLTSRVLPIGSPAAIADGSIATAPVGTSPWAYDDATSIVGTRMVFSEFADYWGEKPGFANIELVSITDPEASAAALVSGEIDVTDTEVDVFPRFEGTSIETLAYPAIRNNLFFFDRGPGGVFEKKELRQAVCTAIDLDQWAKIDGEGQPATQHFVEGDQGYSANIDGYPFDAAAAQKLYAAAGSPSVAVEMVGAPYNSRQIEIYMEQVRAALGNVNVTVTQLPPPQYNGEWNSGKYPLGLSSNDEQTAFEWYSAWFAAGAPGNPSGVESAALKAAADAAIAAGSGDEADALWAKVTETIADEALTCAHARGVEQLAWNSATVSGVAAPAERWEPKSVNYRDLTPAK
- a CDS encoding amidohydrolase family protein; translated protein: MTVVDINIHHLPEDLFSNPKILNGFLNSAPRGFGEIASVGETPDGRKQLILEKPKGFQNLNYVDGDYNAEAKLKAMDDAGVDYGIMRVPVWQEWLDLETCRAVNDNAQQIVEQSGGRLFSTACVPPWGGKENIYELERAVDNGAVGVQLACHYGQLYLDDEVFEPYLAVLDKLGLPVIVHHTPLPVEWKSVIDYTNLRREYGRIMDQGIAVGRELFSGMFDKFPNLKFIHTMFGGNWFANTALLTPHATVKKEALNRLDPTGGDKIRQYLENNIYFDMTHPHSWGKDQVEAAVKINGADHYLFGSSFPVFYSWMSQGVEFMKNEIEVSDADREAMLSGNAKRLFNLPI